A genomic segment from Alistipes senegalensis JC50 encodes:
- a CDS encoding FAD-dependent oxidoreductase has translation MKRVVLLAAALLLSSTTAFGTGVWVEAESFRDKGGWSVDQQFMDLMGSPYLIAHGMGKPVADAVTTVEFPESGTYHAYVRTFNWVAPWYDGEGPGRFSLRVGKRTLPEVLGNRGREWMWQYAGRVAVRKGPVEVSLTDLSGFDGRCDAVYFTRDQGDVPPADSGELAAFRRRMLHIPDTPQRVESFDFVVVGGGIAGMCAAVSASRLGCRVALVNDRPVLGGNNSSEVRVHLGGVIEVGPNKGLGRMIREFGHSRGGNAQPAGNYEDAKKEEFIAAEKNVALFAGCRAVAVNTTGGRIASVVVRHIETGEETLLEAPLFADCTGDGTVGFLAGADFRMGRESRDEFGEELAPAAADRMTMGSSVQWYSVDAGKKTDFPVFSYGLRFDETNCEKVTMGEWKWETGMNLDQIADFERIRDYGLLVVYSNWSFLKNGLRDNGEFRNRELGWVAYVAGKRESRRLLGDYVLKQDDIDKHVFHEDASFATTWDLDLHFPDSLNSVRFPGREFKAATKHVHIYPYAVPYRCLYSRNVDNLFMAGRNISVTHVALGSVRVMRTTGMMGEVVGMAASLCRKYGTSPRGVYQRHLDELRSLMREGVGRKDVPDNQRFNQGASLKAPRALRND, from the coding sequence ATGAAACGGGTTGTTTTGCTTGCCGCCGCATTGCTGCTCTCCTCGACGACGGCTTTCGGGACCGGCGTTTGGGTCGAGGCCGAGAGTTTCCGCGACAAGGGCGGCTGGTCCGTCGATCAGCAGTTCATGGATCTGATGGGATCGCCGTATCTCATCGCACACGGCATGGGCAAACCCGTGGCGGACGCCGTTACGACCGTCGAATTCCCCGAATCCGGGACTTATCACGCCTACGTGCGGACGTTCAACTGGGTCGCTCCCTGGTACGACGGCGAGGGCCCCGGGAGATTCTCCCTCCGGGTGGGGAAACGGACGCTGCCCGAGGTGCTGGGAAACCGGGGCCGGGAGTGGATGTGGCAGTATGCCGGACGGGTCGCTGTCCGGAAGGGTCCGGTCGAAGTTTCGCTGACCGACCTTTCCGGCTTCGACGGCCGCTGCGACGCCGTCTATTTCACCCGGGATCAGGGGGATGTGCCTCCTGCCGATTCCGGGGAGCTGGCGGCTTTCCGCCGCAGGATGCTGCATATTCCCGATACGCCGCAGCGCGTGGAGTCGTTCGATTTCGTCGTGGTGGGCGGCGGCATCGCCGGGATGTGTGCCGCGGTGTCGGCCTCGCGGCTGGGATGCCGGGTCGCGCTGGTCAACGACCGTCCGGTGCTGGGCGGCAACAACAGCTCCGAAGTCCGCGTACATCTGGGCGGTGTCATCGAGGTCGGCCCGAACAAGGGGCTCGGGCGCATGATCCGCGAATTCGGCCACTCGCGCGGCGGCAACGCCCAGCCGGCCGGGAACTACGAGGATGCGAAAAAGGAGGAGTTCATCGCCGCCGAAAAGAACGTCGCCCTGTTCGCCGGCTGTCGGGCTGTCGCCGTGAACACGACCGGCGGCCGGATCGCTTCGGTGGTCGTCCGCCACATCGAAACCGGGGAGGAGACGCTTCTCGAAGCGCCGCTTTTCGCCGACTGTACGGGCGACGGCACGGTCGGGTTTCTGGCCGGGGCCGATTTCCGGATGGGCCGCGAGAGCCGGGACGAATTCGGCGAGGAGCTGGCCCCTGCGGCCGCCGACAGGATGACGATGGGTTCGTCGGTGCAGTGGTATTCGGTCGATGCGGGTAAAAAGACGGATTTTCCGGTGTTCAGCTATGGCCTGAGGTTCGACGAAACGAACTGCGAGAAGGTGACGATGGGCGAGTGGAAATGGGAAACCGGCATGAATCTCGACCAGATCGCCGATTTCGAACGCATCCGCGACTACGGTCTGCTGGTGGTTTATTCGAATTGGAGTTTCCTGAAAAACGGACTCCGTGACAACGGCGAATTCCGCAACCGCGAACTGGGCTGGGTGGCCTACGTCGCCGGCAAACGCGAATCGCGCAGGCTGCTGGGCGACTACGTGTTGAAACAGGACGACATCGACAAGCACGTTTTCCACGAAGACGCCTCTTTCGCCACGACCTGGGACCTCGACCTGCATTTCCCCGATTCGCTCAATTCCGTGCGCTTCCCGGGCCGGGAGTTCAAGGCGGCCACGAAGCACGTCCATATCTATCCCTATGCCGTGCCTTACCGGTGCCTCTATTCCCGCAACGTGGACAATCTGTTCATGGCCGGGAGAAATATCAGCGTGACGCACGTGGCGCTGGGCTCCGTGCGCGTGATGCGCACGACGGGCATGATGGGCGAAGTGGTCGGCATGGCGGCTTCGCTGTGCCGGAAATACGGAACCTCGCCCCGCGGGGTCTATCAGCGGCATCTGGACGAACTGCGATCGCTGATGCGCGAAGGCGTCGGCAGGAAGGACGTTCCCGACAACCAGCGATTCAACCAGGGGGCTTCGCTGAAGGCTCCCCGCGCATTGCGCAACGATTGA
- a CDS encoding alpha-galactosidase, producing the protein MKHTFPILAAALLCGACAFAQDDCYSRLRNDTLTIGNSRIERKFVWNGGNLVTYSLTDKSSGQVWLNRTPAPDFEIPGDAEASAGTYSSARIGETGIHPEYLETTVEFSLGALAVRRVYRIYGDTPAIACDTYLKGRAAGALAGDRAANLGDRKNIESKEDMRALGSSSVLDRFNPGGFHWQTRIVEFQDVTDWNNNLVFETDVIPYRKNHYRGNLLFARSGENDRGFFFLKEAPCSNVQPAYQGYDFTAEFGNFTVSGLGLTERDLDGGEWMRAYGCVVGVWSGGELEQLTALRSYQKQLRKQLPGRDEMVMMNTWGDRSQDTKVNERFCLEEVRRAACLGITHFQIDDGWQVGKSPNSAVAKGSFRNIWDNPDYWKPDPEKYPNGLHPVVELGRELGVEICLWFNPSVQDGYADWEKDARAMIALHDEYGIRTFKIDGLAIPDKRAEANLRRLFDRVLAETDGRVVFNLDATAGRRGGYHMFNEYGNVFLENRYTDWQNYYPYWTLRNLWMLSKYVPAERLQIEFLNKWRNAGKYAGDRFAPANYGFGYLFAVTMAGQPLAWMEAGGLPDEALALGREIGRYKEVQHDFHSGVILPVGDEPSGRSWTGFQSLNGDRGYFIFFREQHPDRRTRIGTWLPEGATVRLTPVLGSGKAAVRKAGRRGELEVELPSPDDYAMYRYEIIRKPKP; encoded by the coding sequence ATGAAACACACATTCCCGATACTTGCCGCGGCGCTGTTGTGCGGCGCCTGTGCATTTGCGCAGGACGATTGTTACAGCCGTCTGCGAAACGACACCCTGACGATCGGCAACTCCCGGATCGAGCGGAAATTCGTCTGGAACGGCGGAAACCTCGTGACGTACAGCCTGACCGACAAGTCGTCGGGGCAGGTGTGGCTGAACCGCACTCCGGCGCCCGATTTCGAGATTCCCGGCGATGCCGAAGCCTCTGCCGGAACGTATTCGTCGGCCCGGATCGGCGAGACCGGAATCCATCCGGAATACCTGGAAACGACCGTGGAATTTTCGCTGGGCGCGCTTGCCGTCCGGCGGGTCTACCGGATTTACGGGGATACTCCGGCCATTGCCTGCGACACCTACCTGAAAGGACGCGCCGCCGGAGCGCTTGCCGGCGACCGTGCCGCGAACCTCGGCGACCGGAAGAACATCGAGTCGAAAGAGGATATGCGTGCGCTCGGGAGTTCGAGCGTGCTCGACCGGTTCAATCCCGGCGGGTTCCATTGGCAGACGCGGATCGTCGAGTTTCAGGACGTTACGGACTGGAACAACAATCTGGTCTTCGAGACCGACGTGATCCCTTACCGGAAGAACCACTACCGGGGCAATCTGCTGTTCGCCCGCAGCGGGGAGAACGACCGGGGCTTCTTTTTCCTGAAAGAGGCTCCCTGTTCGAACGTGCAGCCGGCCTATCAGGGTTACGATTTCACGGCCGAATTCGGGAATTTCACGGTTTCGGGGCTCGGTCTTACGGAGCGGGACCTCGACGGCGGGGAGTGGATGAGGGCCTACGGATGCGTCGTCGGCGTCTGGTCGGGCGGGGAGCTGGAGCAGCTGACCGCTCTGCGGAGCTATCAGAAACAGCTGCGGAAACAGCTCCCGGGGCGCGACGAGATGGTGATGATGAACACGTGGGGCGACCGCAGTCAGGATACGAAGGTCAACGAACGCTTTTGTCTGGAGGAGGTCCGGCGGGCCGCATGCCTCGGCATCACGCATTTTCAGATCGACGACGGCTGGCAGGTCGGCAAAAGCCCCAATTCGGCGGTGGCGAAAGGCTCGTTCCGGAACATCTGGGACAATCCCGACTATTGGAAACCCGATCCGGAGAAGTATCCGAACGGTCTGCATCCCGTCGTGGAACTGGGCCGGGAGCTGGGAGTGGAGATCTGCCTCTGGTTCAATCCGAGCGTGCAGGACGGCTATGCCGACTGGGAGAAGGACGCCCGGGCGATGATCGCCCTGCATGACGAATACGGCATCCGCACCTTCAAGATCGACGGTCTTGCGATTCCCGACAAACGTGCCGAGGCCAACCTGCGGCGGTTGTTCGACCGGGTGCTGGCCGAGACGGACGGCAGGGTGGTGTTCAACCTCGACGCCACGGCCGGCCGCCGCGGAGGTTACCACATGTTCAACGAGTACGGCAACGTTTTCCTCGAAAACCGCTATACCGACTGGCAGAACTATTACCCTTACTGGACGCTGCGCAACCTGTGGATGCTGTCGAAATACGTCCCTGCCGAGCGGTTGCAGATCGAGTTCCTGAACAAGTGGCGCAATGCCGGAAAATATGCCGGCGACCGCTTCGCCCCGGCGAACTACGGTTTCGGATACCTTTTCGCCGTGACGATGGCCGGGCAACCGCTGGCCTGGATGGAGGCGGGAGGGCTTCCCGACGAAGCACTGGCTCTCGGCCGGGAGATCGGACGTTACAAGGAGGTGCAGCACGATTTCCACAGCGGGGTGATCCTGCCCGTGGGCGACGAACCGTCGGGACGGTCGTGGACCGGATTCCAGTCGCTGAACGGCGACCGGGGCTATTTCATCTTCTTCCGCGAGCAGCATCCCGACCGGCGGACTCGTATCGGAACGTGGCTGCCGGAGGGGGCTACGGTGCGGCTGACGCCCGTGCTGGGCAGCGGGAAAGCCGCCGTGCGGAAGGCCGGCCGCCGCGGAGAGCTGGAAGTGGAACTGCCGTCGCCCGACGACTATGCGATGTACCGCTATGAGATAATCCGTAAACCGAAACCCTGA
- a CDS encoding SusE domain-containing protein, with protein MKFACNISLLTLVALGQWACAWDPYEHDSDPVRETLELTASSSQIALDENDLTATVLTFDWTPARPMSDEYLVSYKTKLDLLTNNFGSATTIETSEDDGIFSRSYTSEQLNNWANERWKVPVNKTFTLAFRVIAEYAGGPTYEMPEVRTVEVTVTPIKVDVFDADKVSLSGTALSSVTEIGKTVENANLYAWYGALSIGELQIPVELEGQTYYIVPNDGNGALRDGELVDVKMQDDPVSWAIPAAGNYRLLIDMENKQVRIYSPATDLKPLSVTFRPSGAEANPETTIEVIDLWAYGAGTGWGVRKLNLKQSLADPQVLIYDAEEHNGTKLSSGMKFCVAQNFTVGGVDYNQNNAYCFTNPLTADGKRQNLTLVLDKESELHGGADGETRNSYYTIPASDLLIFDLRHNTILARNK; from the coding sequence ATGAAATTTGCATGTAACATATCGCTGCTGACCCTTGTGGCACTCGGCCAGTGGGCTTGTGCGTGGGACCCGTACGAGCATGACAGCGACCCGGTCAGGGAGACCCTCGAACTGACCGCCTCCTCCTCCCAGATCGCTCTGGACGAAAACGACCTGACGGCTACGGTCCTCACTTTCGACTGGACGCCGGCGCGTCCGATGTCCGACGAGTATCTGGTCTCCTACAAGACCAAACTGGACCTGCTGACCAACAACTTCGGTTCGGCCACGACCATCGAGACGAGCGAGGACGACGGAATATTCAGCCGGAGCTACACCTCCGAGCAGCTCAACAACTGGGCCAACGAGCGCTGGAAAGTGCCCGTGAACAAGACCTTTACGCTGGCGTTCCGCGTCATCGCGGAGTATGCGGGCGGTCCCACTTATGAAATGCCCGAGGTGCGGACCGTCGAGGTGACCGTCACCCCGATCAAGGTCGATGTTTTCGACGCCGACAAGGTGTCGCTCTCCGGTACGGCTCTCAGCAGCGTCACGGAGATCGGAAAGACGGTCGAGAATGCGAACCTCTACGCGTGGTACGGCGCGCTGAGCATCGGTGAGCTGCAAATCCCCGTCGAGTTGGAGGGACAGACCTACTATATCGTTCCGAACGACGGCAACGGGGCGCTCCGCGACGGCGAACTCGTTGACGTGAAGATGCAGGACGATCCCGTTTCGTGGGCCATTCCGGCCGCCGGCAACTACCGTCTGCTGATCGACATGGAGAACAAGCAGGTGCGCATCTACTCGCCGGCGACCGACCTGAAACCGCTCTCCGTGACGTTCCGTCCGAGCGGTGCCGAGGCCAATCCCGAGACGACGATCGAGGTAATCGACCTCTGGGCCTACGGAGCCGGTACGGGTTGGGGCGTCCGCAAACTCAACCTGAAACAGAGCCTTGCCGATCCTCAGGTGCTGATCTACGATGCCGAGGAGCATAACGGCACCAAATTGTCCAGCGGCATGAAGTTCTGCGTGGCCCAGAATTTCACGGTCGGCGGTGTGGACTACAACCAGAACAACGCTTACTGCTTCACCAACCCGCTGACGGCTGACGGCAAACGCCAGAACCTCACGCTGGTGCTCGATAAGGAGAGCGAACTGCACGGCGGTGCCGACGGCGAGACGCGTAACTCGTATTACACGATTCCCGCTTCCGACCTGCTGATCTTCGATCTGCGGCACAATACGATCCTTGCGCGGAACAAATAG
- a CDS encoding RagB/SusD family nutrient uptake outer membrane protein, with protein sequence MKTMNYIKLSAACSVLAIVAGCTSFLEEDLKSSLAPDNTYTSSLGFEVGSTGLYAIARSEYNTWGEQGAFMHNGACAYEVLQISTDLCRMGTVRDGSLVPFAELTLNPSTLFVGSYWNWAYNLIGSANELLIYSEKNDNWDYPTDKQLYQAEARFFRAYAYRTLVYLYGDVPWVETIQKPFLLSFSRDPKIEVLGHIIDDLKFAKEHLPEDPDAVKEGKLTTWAARHLLSEMYLLRGAEGDYKLAEENAQEVIDSKHYSLVKSRYGADKSKPGDYFSDMFLENNQNRSAGNTESIWVMQFQYNTVGGGTNSDDWTRRAWNPQYHAIDGFALADSLGGRGLAQIYPLKWWIGVKGTNATTAGEKEGFPEIKENGIFDDGDIRNSEYNIKRNWYYNNPLTPNKLGQKCPIDDKSWSQAQLFPALKKFFFGKEENLQLTGSYKDRTKFRLAETYLLLAEAYLRQNMPDKAADAVNEVRRRAKVADVSDDEMTMDYLLDERIRELYGEESRRFTLVRTGKLIERVKKYNPEARDLIQDFHVLWPIPQAVRDANTGEFPQNPGYEGYEG encoded by the coding sequence ATGAAAACGATGAATTATATCAAACTCAGCGCCGCATGCTCGGTTCTGGCAATCGTTGCGGGTTGTACCTCCTTTCTGGAAGAGGATTTGAAAAGTTCGTTGGCTCCCGACAACACCTATACCAGTTCGCTGGGCTTCGAGGTCGGCTCCACGGGACTCTATGCCATCGCCCGTTCGGAGTACAACACTTGGGGCGAGCAGGGTGCCTTCATGCACAACGGTGCCTGCGCCTACGAAGTGTTGCAGATTTCGACCGATCTCTGCCGGATGGGCACTGTCCGCGACGGTTCGCTCGTTCCGTTCGCCGAGCTGACGCTCAATCCCTCGACGCTTTTCGTCGGATCGTACTGGAACTGGGCCTATAACCTGATCGGTTCGGCCAACGAGCTGCTGATCTATTCCGAGAAGAACGACAACTGGGATTATCCGACCGACAAACAGCTCTATCAGGCCGAGGCGCGGTTCTTCCGTGCATACGCCTATCGCACGCTGGTCTATCTCTACGGCGACGTGCCCTGGGTCGAGACCATCCAGAAACCCTTCCTGCTTTCGTTCTCGCGGGACCCCAAGATCGAGGTGCTGGGACACATCATCGACGACCTGAAATTCGCCAAGGAGCATCTTCCCGAAGATCCCGATGCGGTGAAGGAGGGCAAGCTCACGACGTGGGCCGCACGCCACCTGCTGAGCGAAATGTACCTGCTGCGCGGCGCTGAGGGCGATTACAAGCTGGCCGAGGAGAATGCCCAGGAGGTGATCGACAGCAAGCATTACAGCCTGGTGAAAAGCCGTTACGGTGCCGACAAGAGCAAGCCCGGCGACTATTTCAGCGATATGTTCCTCGAAAACAACCAGAACCGTTCGGCCGGCAATACCGAGAGCATTTGGGTCATGCAGTTCCAGTACAACACCGTCGGCGGCGGCACGAACTCCGATGATTGGACCCGTCGCGCCTGGAATCCCCAGTACCATGCCATCGACGGTTTTGCGTTGGCCGATTCGCTCGGCGGCCGCGGTCTGGCGCAGATCTATCCGCTGAAATGGTGGATCGGCGTCAAGGGCACGAACGCCACGACCGCCGGCGAAAAGGAGGGTTTCCCCGAAATCAAAGAGAACGGTATCTTCGACGACGGCGACATCCGCAATTCGGAGTACAACATCAAGCGCAACTGGTACTACAACAACCCGCTGACGCCCAACAAACTCGGCCAGAAATGCCCCATCGACGACAAATCGTGGTCGCAGGCCCAGCTTTTTCCGGCGCTGAAAAAGTTCTTTTTCGGAAAAGAGGAGAATTTGCAGCTCACCGGTTCGTACAAGGACCGCACGAAATTCCGCCTGGCTGAAACCTATCTGCTGCTGGCCGAAGCCTACCTGCGTCAGAACATGCCCGACAAGGCTGCCGATGCCGTGAACGAGGTGCGCCGCCGTGCCAAGGTGGCCGACGTTTCCGACGACGAGATGACGATGGACTACCTGCTCGACGAGCGTATCCGCGAATTGTACGGCGAGGAGAGCCGCCGCTTTACGCTGGTGCGCACGGGCAAACTGATCGAGCGTGTGAAGAAGTACAATCCTGAGGCGCGCGACCTCATCCAGGATTTTCATGTGCTGTGGCCCATTCCGCAGGCTGTCCGCGACGCCAACACCGGAGAATTCCCGCAGAACCCCGGTTACGAAGGCTACGAGGGCTGA
- a CDS encoding glycoside hydrolase family 88 protein, which translates to MKKILLCMGLAVLFAGCGGREKPLAEVVDDALARAERQVLLMAEKYSGREGRLPRTWENGEDVSSDSRWWCSGFFPGTLWYVYENSRDPRVLEYARMYTARVEREKYTTDNHDVGFMLYCSFGNGLRLTGDKSYEEVLLTGARSLATRFKPEVGLIRSWDHNRDKWQYPVIIDNMMNLELLLWAAGYSGDESFRKMAVSHADKTMEYHYRPDFSSWHVVSYDTVSGKPHIRQTHQGFSDDSAWSRGQAWGLYGYTCMFRLTGEERYLQQARRIAAFLLNHPNMPADGVPYWDFDSPEIPDTPRDASAAAIMASALIELSGFAEGAEADEYMAFAEKQIRSLASPEYTAPEGTNGDFILMHSTGAYPFSSEVDVPLTYADYYYLEALTRLKRRLQS; encoded by the coding sequence ATGAAGAAGATATTGCTATGTATGGGGCTGGCCGTACTGTTTGCGGGTTGCGGCGGCCGGGAAAAACCGCTGGCGGAGGTCGTGGACGACGCGCTGGCCCGGGCTGAGCGGCAGGTGCTGCTGATGGCCGAAAAGTACAGCGGCCGCGAAGGCCGCCTGCCGCGCACGTGGGAGAACGGCGAGGATGTTTCGTCGGATTCGCGCTGGTGGTGCAGCGGATTTTTTCCGGGAACGCTGTGGTACGTGTATGAAAACAGCCGCGATCCGAGGGTTTTGGAATACGCCCGGATGTACACCGCGCGCGTCGAACGCGAAAAATATACGACCGACAACCACGACGTGGGATTCATGCTGTATTGCAGTTTCGGCAACGGACTGCGCCTCACCGGGGACAAGTCCTACGAAGAGGTGCTGCTCACCGGAGCCCGGTCGCTGGCGACGCGTTTCAAGCCGGAAGTGGGTCTGATCCGCTCGTGGGACCACAACCGCGACAAGTGGCAGTACCCGGTCATCATCGACAACATGATGAACCTCGAACTCCTGCTGTGGGCGGCCGGTTATTCGGGCGACGAGTCTTTCCGGAAGATGGCGGTTTCGCACGCCGACAAGACGATGGAATATCATTACCGCCCCGATTTCAGTTCGTGGCACGTGGTCTCCTACGACACGGTTTCGGGCAAACCCCATATCCGGCAGACCCATCAGGGCTTCTCCGACGATTCGGCATGGAGCCGCGGACAGGCGTGGGGACTCTACGGCTACACCTGCATGTTCCGTCTGACGGGGGAGGAACGTTATCTGCAACAGGCCCGCCGCATCGCGGCGTTCCTTCTGAACCATCCGAATATGCCGGCCGACGGGGTTCCCTACTGGGATTTCGATTCTCCGGAGATTCCCGACACGCCCCGCGACGCTTCGGCCGCGGCGATCATGGCTTCGGCGCTGATCGAACTGAGCGGTTTCGCGGAGGGCGCCGAGGCGGACGAATACATGGCTTTCGCCGAAAAGCAGATCCGCAGTCTGGCTTCGCCGGAATATACCGCACCGGAGGGGACCAACGGGGATTTCATTCTCATGCACTCCACGGGGGCCTATCCCTTCTCGTCCGAGGTGGACGTGCCGCTGACCTATGCGGACTATTATTACCTGGAGGCCCTCACCCGCCTCAAACGCAGATTGCAGTCATGA
- a CDS encoding glycoside hydrolase family 2 protein gives MKTLTKFAITLALSFLAVTGVRAQDLIANVYGREMQSLNGKWDAVVDLYDQGRKNKIYLNRKPEGKTDFYEYAFENGLRLDVPSDWNSQTPELKYYEGTVWYARRFDAPRQDGRRLFLHFGAVSYRCRVYLNGEEIGSHEGGFTPFQIEVTGRLKPADNFLAVEVNNTRTPDAIPAMAFDWWNYGGITRDVSLVSVPEAFVEDYFIRLDKDSADRISADVRLSGAPAGTSVLVEIPELKVRETASADERGAAALSFRVKNLKRWSPEDPKLYRVIVSAGRDRVEEMIGFRNVRVEGEDIYLNGAPVFLKSVSFHEEIPQRMGRAFSESDAVMLLSEARALGCNMIRLAHYPQNEYIVRLAEKMGFMLWEEIPIWQGIDFANDATRQKAGRMIREMVGRDRNRCALTFWGVANETQPSESRNEFLRYLISCCRELDDTRLIVAAFDLVRFDRDRQLFVMDDPFIEALDVVAVNKYMGWYHPWPVTPDRAVWDVARGKPLIISEFGGEALYGQHGAADTASSWSEEYQEALYRDNLRMFENIPNLRGVSPWILFDFRSPFRFHPTNQEGWNRKGLVSDRGYRKKAWYLMKAYYDKR, from the coding sequence ATGAAAACGCTGACAAAATTTGCAATAACGCTCGCCCTGTCGTTCCTCGCGGTGACGGGAGTTCGGGCGCAGGACCTTATCGCCAACGTTTACGGACGCGAGATGCAGTCGCTGAACGGGAAATGGGACGCCGTCGTCGATCTCTACGATCAGGGACGCAAGAACAAGATTTACCTGAACCGCAAACCCGAGGGAAAGACCGATTTTTACGAATATGCGTTCGAAAACGGGTTGCGGCTGGATGTTCCCTCGGACTGGAACTCCCAGACGCCCGAACTGAAATACTACGAAGGTACGGTCTGGTACGCCCGGCGGTTCGACGCTCCGCGGCAGGACGGACGGCGGCTGTTCCTCCATTTCGGGGCCGTAAGCTACCGTTGCCGGGTCTATCTCAACGGCGAGGAGATCGGGAGCCACGAGGGCGGTTTCACGCCCTTCCAAATCGAGGTGACCGGCAGACTGAAACCGGCGGATAATTTCCTCGCCGTGGAGGTGAACAACACGCGCACGCCCGATGCCATTCCGGCGATGGCTTTCGACTGGTGGAATTACGGCGGCATCACGCGCGACGTGTCGCTCGTCAGCGTTCCCGAAGCCTTCGTCGAGGATTATTTCATTCGTCTCGACAAGGATTCCGCCGACCGGATCAGCGCCGATGTCCGGTTGTCGGGGGCTCCTGCCGGGACCTCCGTGCTGGTCGAGATTCCCGAACTGAAAGTCCGGGAGACGGCTTCCGCCGACGAACGGGGTGCGGCGGCGCTTTCGTTCCGGGTGAAGAACCTGAAACGCTGGTCGCCCGAGGACCCGAAACTCTACCGGGTGATCGTTTCCGCGGGCCGCGACCGGGTCGAGGAGATGATCGGTTTCCGCAACGTGCGGGTCGAGGGCGAGGACATTTATCTCAACGGCGCGCCCGTGTTCCTCAAATCGGTCAGCTTCCACGAGGAGATACCGCAGCGCATGGGCCGCGCGTTCTCCGAGTCGGACGCCGTGATGCTGTTGTCCGAGGCCCGGGCGCTGGGCTGTAACATGATCCGCCTGGCCCACTACCCCCAGAACGAATACATCGTCCGTTTGGCCGAGAAGATGGGTTTCATGCTCTGGGAGGAGATTCCGATCTGGCAGGGCATCGACTTCGCCAACGACGCCACCCGGCAGAAGGCGGGCCGCATGATCCGCGAGATGGTCGGGCGCGACAGGAACCGCTGTGCGCTGACCTTCTGGGGCGTGGCCAACGAGACGCAGCCGTCGGAATCCCGCAACGAATTTCTCCGCTACCTGATCTCCTGCTGCCGGGAGCTGGACGACACGCGGCTGATCGTCGCGGCTTTCGATCTGGTGCGGTTCGACCGCGACCGTCAGCTGTTCGTGATGGACGATCCGTTCATCGAGGCGCTGGATGTCGTGGCTGTCAACAAATACATGGGCTGGTACCATCCGTGGCCCGTCACGCCCGATCGGGCTGTGTGGGACGTTGCGCGGGGGAAACCGCTCATCATCTCCGAATTCGGCGGCGAGGCTCTTTACGGACAGCACGGTGCGGCCGATACGGCCAGTTCGTGGAGCGAAGAGTATCAGGAGGCCCTTTACCGGGACAACCTCCGCATGTTCGAGAACATTCCCAACCTGCGGGGCGTGTCGCCGTGGATTCTCTTCGATTTCCGTTCGCCGTTCCGGTTCCATCCCACGAATCAGGAGGGCTGGAACCGCAAGGGACTGGTTTCGGACCGGGGATACCGCAAGAAAGCGTGGTATCTGATGAAAGCCTATTACGATAAACGCTAA